In one window of Cytophagaceae bacterium ABcell3 DNA:
- a CDS encoding NlpC/P60 family protein, whose translation MGFSSADSNKPTKYGICHLSVVSVRKEPSDKSEITTQLLFGDGFVILDASKDGKWLYIHIAWDNYTGWIDAKQFKVISEDFFKILHSMQWPFCKDLVGLLHGAHRVTPVLYGSSLPVLNNNITSIETEAFRFQGDVNYPIKVANFQYMKTVACYYLSAPYLWGGKTHFGIDCSGFIQQVSRICGIKMPRDAWQQAKEGQVVFPGSAKPGDYAFFADEHGEVIHVGIILEHDKIIHASGEVRVDFVDSKGISLKRGKNYTHLLHSIKRVLPD comes from the coding sequence ATGGGGTTCTCATCTGCAGATAGCAATAAGCCAACAAAGTACGGGATTTGCCATTTAAGTGTGGTTTCTGTCCGAAAAGAGCCATCTGATAAGAGTGAAATAACCACCCAATTATTATTTGGTGACGGCTTTGTCATTTTAGACGCTTCAAAAGATGGGAAATGGCTGTATATCCACATTGCATGGGACAATTATACCGGTTGGATTGATGCCAAACAGTTTAAAGTTATTTCTGAGGATTTTTTTAAAATACTCCATTCCATGCAGTGGCCTTTTTGTAAAGACTTGGTAGGGCTTTTGCATGGAGCTCATAGGGTAACGCCTGTACTTTACGGAAGCAGCCTGCCCGTGCTAAACAATAATATTACTTCTATAGAAACAGAAGCCTTTCGGTTTCAAGGAGACGTAAACTACCCGATCAAAGTGGCCAATTTTCAATATATGAAAACAGTGGCTTGTTATTACCTGTCTGCTCCTTACTTATGGGGCGGAAAGACACACTTTGGTATCGATTGTTCAGGCTTTATTCAGCAGGTTTCAAGAATTTGTGGAATAAAGATGCCTCGGGATGCCTGGCAGCAAGCCAAGGAAGGGCAAGTGGTTTTCCCTGGGAGTGCCAAACCTGGCGATTATGCTTTTTTTGCTGATGAGCATGGCGAGGTGATACATGTCGGGATAATTCTTGAACATGATAAAATTATCCATGCATCCGGTGAGGTTCGCGTCGATTTTGTCGACTCTAAAGGAATTTCATTGAAAAGAGGCAAGAATTACACACATCTTTTACATTCCATCAAGCGCGTTTTGCCAGACTAA